In Corylus avellana chromosome ca8, CavTom2PMs-1.0, the genomic stretch AAGCAGGCAATTACCAAAATGCGCCTTCTATAAAGTGCGGAAGTGGAATAAGGATATTATCCGCCTATATAGTGTAGTCTAAACTCCCAAtatcttattatttcttattttacatGTTTCACAAAATTAGTGTGGCTGTCATATATATTTAGCGGCCACGCCACCGCACAACCACCTAAAAAATTGTACATGGACAAtctaaacccttaaaaaaattaatattaagatagtttttaaaaacacaaaaaatattttgtgttttttttttggaaagcattttgggttttttttggaAAGCATTTTGGGTATTAAAAGTGTGTTAGCGGTTTGAGTCTCATCGAAAAATCCATTTCACTAactattatattaaaaaaaaaatttctcattatatatatatatatatacatatcacTATCTGATTAGCTATAATGGCAATTGTCAAGCATAGTTGGCACCAAAAGGTACAGtaattaatacataattaaaGGGACCCACAATTATTAGCCAAGATTCTAGTCAGATTATTATATAAAcgtcagttttatttttttttttttttttctaaaaaaagaagatatcATCATTCATCAACTTTCTATCAACAACGAGGATTTCGTACCTTCATTCTGGGCCGTCTATCTGCGTTGACTTTTCGAACCTGGTACCTGATCTTCTTAGAGAAGAGACGCGTACGCCGCTTTTCCTTGTAGCGAAGCACGCTAGCTTCTCTCACTCCGTCCGAAAATAAGTCTATTTGCGCGAGCCTGGCCTGCCCCAATGAAAGTTAAGAGGAAATGATTCAGTGCTCTGCATCACAATAAGCCATCATAAAATCACGAATCAAGGACAGTTCCGTCATTTTCATATACATTCTAGTCAATGCCAGCACAGCAATATGGGACTCAGAAagagaccaattttttttttttttttttaatttcttttttcttttctttttttcctttaacaAAAAagttagattattattattacttaagGCTATAGAATCTGGGCATAATTGGACTACAAAATCCCTTTTGGGTCTATTGGTTGGTATAACCAATAAttactaaaaataatttaaggtttgaaactaaagagaaaaaaagaaaaataatttaagtttttattgCCCATGGAAAAGGAGATTGAcaagtgaaaaacaaaagaaagaaaacaaaaacaagattgaaaaaaacaaaaaaacaaaaaacaaaaaagagtgaGGACTACAGAAGAACAGGTTTGTTTCCAGGTTTCAACAATGTTGCAAGTTCTTGGATTTGTGTTTCCTGGCGGGAGATAAGAAACGTACAGAGACATCATTTCCCGGCAATTCGAAGCCCGGAAAATCGTCGGAAAATGGAGACCCCCGGTCGGACCAAGCGTTCAAAACCTCATCAAAATTCAGTTTCAACAGCAACCCGGAATTGGGTTTGGGAGTTGAATTTTCTTTGGGCAATTCCTTGTTCTTCAACTCCATGGCCGGCGGCTTTTcgaccttctttttcttcttctctgcgGAACCTGATGAATGCCTGTGGAATTTGGGAGAGATTTGGCGGACATCCACCACCGGAAAACTCCACCAGTTACCCTCATCAACATGTCTCAGAGCTCTCACTCCTCCACCCCTTCTCATCCCAAAACCCATTTCGAATTTCCCGCCAAAACCCAATCCCATTGGAATTGGATTCCCGTACCAGGAATTCTTTTGGCCACCGCTACAAGAATCATCTACCGCATCGGTACCCACACTCAGATTCCCCATAATACTATCGATTCCCTCCTCGATTTCCTCATCGAGAATCGATTCCGCATCGAAATCCTCCTCGTACCCATCACACAACTCCAAAGAATTCGCCTGGAAATCGACTTCCCCTGGGCTCTGGCATGGCTTTTCGCAGAAATTCGCAACCTTGGATTGGATTTGGAAACTGGGTTTTTCTTGGATTGGTTGGTGGAGCAGGAAACCGGAGCTGTCGATGACCCGAAAGGGCAGAAGCAACTCGGACGACTCGGCCAAGAAAGACTCATGTTGTGCGGTGAATTTGCGAGGCTTTGTGAGGTGTTTGGGGGAGAAGATGTTGGGATAGGCCGTGGAGAGGAGCGCTGCGGCTTCGTTGTAGGTCTGGTTGGGCCGCTTTCGAGAGGTTCGGGGTTTTCGGGTGGAGATTGCGAGCGGGTAATTGCTCGATTCCGACAGAGTCGAAGAAGGGGAAGAAGAGTGCGAGGTTCTGGTCGATGTCGACGGGGATTTCACGATGTCGAGGTCGAGAGCATAGGTTCTCCCGCTGCCTCCGCTTAGACAGGAAGACATTTGTGGAGAATTTTCCGACAAGAAAGTTGAAATTCAGCTGAAATTGGAGGTCTAAGACCCAAATTCAGATTCAGGATTTGAAGCAATTTCAGTGAGAATTTCGAGGTCTCAAGACAATTCGATAGCTAAAACAGAGCAAACCTGTAAAAAAAACTGAACAACGAAGAAATCCCATTTCAGGAACAAGCTGAAGTCTGCAGAATCAGATTGTAATTCAGAGCCACAGTTGAATTTTCTTACACCAGTTTCAAGAAAAGCTCGAAACTTGCTACACTCTTTGCTGAGAACTggtaaagccaaaaaaaaaaaaaaaaaaagggaaaaagtacaaaaccctaaaccctggAAGTACAGCCAACAAAAGTTGTTGGCTTAAAAATAGTATGAAGAAAAagccaagaaaaagaagatatatatatttattagaGGAACAGACTAGAaccctattaaaaaaataaaatcttgatatatatatatatatatttttaaaaaagtatcaAAATCTTCAGCAAAGtctatgaaaataaaataaccaaaacaaaaacaaaaaataaaaaactcaatcTTCAGAAACCAAAGTTCTTAAAACTCAATTGTTCCCTGAAAAAAGCAGAGGAAGTTGCATCCTCTGAAAAAACAGGGCATCCCAAAATCcaagagaagatgaagaaacCGAAACAGTGATGAGAGTGGGTATTGGTCAAAAACGAAAGAGAAATATCTGAGAAGGGAAAGTTACCCAATAAGGCAACCAGATACTCTGAGTATACACAGAAATGGAAGCATGAAAACTGggatacagagagagagagagagaaggataGGAAGAATTAAGAGATGATGGTAGGTCACGAGGAGGAGCAGATAAAAGGAAAAGTTCCGTTAGGAGCTCTGAACTTATAAACACGCAGAGGCTCTCTTTGTGGACCGATGGATTGCAGGGTTTTGTGTTGGAGTGACAGAGATGAGACCAGAGGAAGAGACAATGCTCTGTTTCAGCAGTTCTCGCTGTGGGACCACTTTGTGTTTTCCTCCCTTTCTTTTTACCTCTTCAATTATTTTATCTTTCTCATTTTACTATATTGACCttcctttctgtttttcttttcttcttactaATTATtttgcccctctctctctctctctctctctctctcttcccttttATGGGTGAATTAAAATCGACCCATTTTGATAAAAGTCTTATTatgtatatttaattaatattattgcaAAAATCCGGTCGagtaccttcttttttttctttttcttatttaaaacaaatatacaTAGCTACTTTATGTAAGCATTATAATttatgtattctttttttttttattctttttttctctcttccctcttggtagtttaagaaaataatataaaaatattggaaaaataaatatttaaagaaaatataaaatcagttgaaatttgtattaaaaaattagtagataaattagaaaattatgCTCTTTAATTAACTTATGCCCCCTagaagaaaatatttaaaatatattggGTGGATGGGTGGGTGGGGGAAGGCAACCTACTATTTTATTAATTGGTTAAAAATATGCTAAATACTATTTTGgagttattattaattaattttagtttcagCATACAAATGTAttacgtgtttttttttttcttttttcgtaaatataaaatgtattttatgtTGTTATATCTTATGCTGTCAAGAGgaattgcataaaaatttatttgggattgcgtttgaaaaatagagttctTAAGTCAGAAAGAACTTTtggacaaaagtttcatttttaagtttttgtcaaaagtgtttttttttttggaccatttttaagctttttagatcactaaaaacgcttttaatttttttatcaaacaaatacttttttctttaagctagcttttttgtgttaaaaatatttttagatccctcaaacgcaatctcaaataaacTCTAAGGATATTTCAATGcatatttatcaatttttttttttaaacctctTCTTTGAAGGAATTCATTTGTCTAAATGTGTttgtaataataaataagattaTGCCCTCGTGCTTGTCCggtgcaaaaaaaaatttggctaaaTACAAAACCCCGGCTTGATTACcacttaaaactttttattttttcaaattgtaatgACGTGGAAAATAAGTTTTATTGGTTaataaatatacaatatttttttcagcCGTtcgattttaatttaatttaattttatctccttttttttatgtaaaacttaaaattaaatatgattgCTTAATATGATGTCATCCATCAGCAATTAACCTTAGCCGacataatttattattatttttttaaaagaaaaaggggaaataGTGAAATTTTAGGAAgatgggtattttggtaatcCTGGTGACGTAATCCTAATCATGGGCAAGCAGGAATGTCCCCGATAGGATTTGCAAGTATGCCACCCATACCTCCTGCAAGAATTCTCCAGATCTTATTATGGAAAGAGTTTCTTATCTGGTGACATGTCAAGCAGGAATTGGATAGTTGAGATTTTTAGGGCTTCGTAGGATAGTT encodes the following:
- the LOC132189353 gene encoding protein CHLOROPLAST IMPORT APPARATUS 2-like isoform X4; this encodes MSSCLSGGSGRTYALDLDIVKSPSTSTRTSHSSSPSSTLSESSNYPLAISTRKPRTSRKRPNQTYNEAAALLSTAYPNIFSPKHLTKPRKFTAQHESFLAESSELLLPFRVIDSSGFLLHQPIQEKPSFQIQSKVANFCEKPCQSPGEVDFQANSLELCDGYEEDFDAESILDEEIEEGIDSIMGNLSVGTDAVDDSCSGGQKNSWYGNPIPMGLGFGGKFEMGFGMRRGGGVRALRHVDEGNWWSFPVVDVRQISPKFHRHSSGSAEKKKKKVEKPPAMELKNKELPKENSTPKPNSGLLLKLNFDEVLNAWSDRGSPFSDDFPGFELPGNDVSVRFLSPARKHKSKNLQHC
- the LOC132189353 gene encoding protein CHLOROPLAST IMPORT APPARATUS 2-like isoform X5, yielding MSSCLSGGSGRTYALDLDIVKSPSTSTRTSHSSSPSSTLSESSNYPLAISTRKPRTSRKRPNQTYNEAAALLSTAYPNIFSPKHLTKPRKFTAQHESFLAESSELLLPFRVIDSSGFLLHQPIQEKPSFQIQSKVANFCEKPCQSPGEVDFQANSLELCDGYEEDFDAESILDEEIEEGIDSIMGNLSVGTDAVDDSCSGGQKNSWYGNPIPMGLGFGGKFEMGFGMRRGGGVRALRHVDEGNWWSFPVVDVRQISPKFHRHSSGSAEKKKKKVEKPPAMELKNKELPKENSTPKPNSGLLLKLNFDEVLNAWSDRGSPFSDDFPGFELPGNDVSSTESFPLNFHWGRPGSRK
- the LOC132189353 gene encoding protein CHLOROPLAST IMPORT APPARATUS 2-like isoform X3, producing the protein MSSCLSGGSGRTYALDLDIVKSPSTSTRTSHSSSPSSTLSESSNYPLAISTRKPRTSRKRPNQTYNEAAALLSTAYPNIFSPKHLTKPRKFTAQHESFLAESSELLLPFRVIDSSGFLLHQPIQEKPSFQIQSKVANFCEKPCQSPGEVDFQANSLELCDGYEEDFDAESILDEEIEEGIDSIMGNLSVGTDAVDDSCSGGQKNSWYGNPIPMGLGFGGKFEMGFGMRRGGGVRALRHVDEGNWWSFPVVDVRQISPKFHRHSSGSAEKKKKKVEKPPAMELKNKELPKENSTPKPNSGLLLKLNFDEVLNAWSDRGSPFSDDFPGFELPGNDVSARLAQIDLFSDGVREASVLRYKEKRRTRLFSKKIRYQVRKVNADRRPRMKRRGGDSN
- the LOC132189353 gene encoding protein CHLOROPLAST IMPORT APPARATUS 2-like isoform X6: MSSCLSGGSGRTYALDLDIVKSPSTSTRTSHSSSPSSTLSESSNYPLAISTRKPRTSRKRPNQTYNEAAALLSTAYPNIFSPKHLTKPRKFTAQHESFLAESSELLLPFRVIDSSGFLLHQPIQEKPSFQIQSKVANFCEKPCQSPGEVDFQANSLELCDGYEEDFDAESILDEEIEEGIDSIMGNLSVGTDAVDDSCSGGQKNSWYGNPIPMGLGFGGKFEMGFGMRRGGGVRALRHVDEGNWWSFPVVDVRQISPKFHRHSSGSAEKKKKKVEKPPAMELKNKELPKENSTPKPNSGLLLKLNFDEVLNAWSDRGSPFSDDFPGFELPGNDVSARANRLIFGRSERS
- the LOC132189353 gene encoding protein CHLOROPLAST IMPORT APPARATUS 2-like isoform X1, whose translation is MSSCLSGGSGRTYALDLDIVKSPSTSTRTSHSSSPSSTLSESSNYPLAISTRKPRTSRKRPNQTYNEAAALLSTAYPNIFSPKHLTKPRKFTAQHESFLAESSELLLPFRVIDSSGFLLHQPIQEKPSFQIQSKVANFCEKPCQSPGEVDFQANSLELCDGYEEDFDAESILDEEIEEGIDSIMGNLSVGTDAVDDSCSGGQKNSWYGNPIPMGLGFGGKFEMGFGMRRGGGVRALRHVDEGNWWSFPVVDVRQISPKFHRHSSGSAEKKKKKVEKPPAMELKNKELPKENSTPKPNSGLLLKLNFDEVLNAWSDRGSPFSDDFPGFELPGNDVSARLAQIDLFSDGVREASVLRYKEKRRTRLFSKKIRYQVRKVNADRRPRMKRRRFELVTSALLGALC
- the LOC132189353 gene encoding protein CHLOROPLAST IMPORT APPARATUS 2-like isoform X2; its protein translation is MSSCLSGGSGRTYALDLDIVKSPSTSTRTSHSSSPSSTLSESSNYPLAISTRKPRTSRKRPNQTYNEAAALLSTAYPNIFSPKHLTKPRKFTAQHESFLAESSELLLPFRVIDSSGFLLHQPIQEKPSFQIQSKVANFCEKPCQSPGEVDFQANSLELCDGYEEDFDAESILDEEIEEGIDSIMGNLSVGTDAVDDSCSGGQKNSWYGNPIPMGLGFGGKFEMGFGMRRGGGVRALRHVDEGNWWSFPVVDVRQISPKFHRHSSGSAEKKKKKVEKPPAMELKNKELPKENSTPKPNSGLLLKLNFDEVLNAWSDRGSPFSDDFPGFELPGNDVSARLAQIDLFSDGVREASVLRYKEKRRTRLFSKKIRYQVRKVNADRRPRMKGRFVRRPNSSTNGQR